Proteins encoded by one window of Sediminicoccus rosea:
- a CDS encoding heterodisulfide reductase-related iron-sulfur binding cluster produces the protein MAVSTFWYGCNMTRHGEIIRLSQRILEAVGVEAAPVGGPGACCGSPKESTPRIAEGMADRTMEKFAASGTPRVITWCPSCHANLDDFMGQTKEQNFDSQHLCEAIHEQRARLQPLLTQRVSARVFVDRHVGFQGRVPVNDIIPELLGMIPGVSVVDHPYRAPSYMCFGLASVPGALADVQRTTLAAMRETGADTLVTIFHSCHREMIGLERDHGIRVVNWVHLLAEGMGLPYEDEYKAWRNAEDPIAAIGAERVAAAGEVAVRKLVEPELTRPRLV, from the coding sequence ATGGCTGTGAGCACCTTCTGGTATGGCTGCAACATGACGCGCCATGGCGAGATCATCCGCCTCAGCCAGCGCATCCTGGAAGCCGTGGGGGTCGAGGCCGCGCCGGTGGGTGGCCCCGGCGCCTGCTGCGGCAGCCCGAAGGAGAGCACACCGCGCATCGCCGAAGGCATGGCCGACCGGACGATGGAGAAATTCGCCGCCAGCGGGACGCCGCGGGTGATCACCTGGTGCCCCTCCTGCCACGCCAATCTCGATGATTTCATGGGGCAGACGAAGGAACAGAACTTCGACAGCCAGCATCTCTGCGAGGCGATCCATGAGCAGCGCGCGCGGCTCCAGCCCCTGCTGACTCAGCGGGTTTCGGCGCGCGTCTTCGTGGACCGGCATGTGGGCTTCCAGGGGCGGGTGCCGGTGAACGACATCATCCCCGAGTTGCTGGGGATGATCCCGGGGGTTTCCGTGGTGGACCACCCCTATCGCGCGCCGAGCTACATGTGTTTCGGCCTTGCGAGCGTGCCGGGTGCGCTCGCCGATGTGCAGCGGACCACGCTGGCGGCGATGCGGGAGACGGGGGCGGACACGCTGGTGACCATCTTCCACTCCTGCCACCGCGAGATGATCGGGCTGGAGCGGGACCACGGCATCCGCGTGGTGAACTGGGTGCACCTGCTGGCCGAGGGCATGGGGCTGCCCTACGAGGATGAATACAAGGCCTGGCGCAACGCCGAGGACCCCATCGCGGCCATCGGCGCGGAGCGGGTGGCGGCGGCGGGAGAGGTCGCCGTCCGCAAGCTGGTCGAGCCCGAATTGACCCGGCCGAGGCTGGTGTGA
- a CDS encoding GatB/YqeY domain-containing protein, whose product MDLRSRFTAELKTAMLAKDAATTGTLRMITAKLKDMDIAARPGPPLEEPAIIAMLRGMAKSRRESVELYRQGNREELAAKEEAEIKVIESFLPTQMDDAALAAAVAAAVAETGATSIKEMGKVMAVLKAKHAASLDMAKAGPAVKAALGG is encoded by the coding sequence ATGGACCTCCGTAGCCGTTTCACAGCCGAATTGAAAACCGCCATGCTCGCCAAGGATGCCGCGACCACCGGCACGCTGCGCATGATCACGGCCAAGCTGAAGGACATGGACATCGCCGCCCGCCCCGGCCCGCCGCTGGAGGAGCCGGCGATCATCGCCATGCTGCGCGGCATGGCGAAATCCCGCCGCGAATCCGTGGAGCTCTACCGCCAGGGCAACCGCGAGGAGCTGGCCGCGAAGGAGGAGGCCGAGATCAAGGTGATCGAAAGCTTCCTGCCCACCCAGATGGATGACGCGGCGCTGGCCGCCGCCGTCGCCGCCGCCGTGGCCGAAACCGGCGCCACCAGCATCAAGGAGATGGGCAAGGTCATGGCCGTGCTGAAGGCGAAGCATGCCGCGAGCCTGGACATGGCCAAGGCCGGGCCCGCCGTGAAGGCCGCTTTGGGAGGATAA
- the carA gene encoding glutamine-hydrolyzing carbamoyl-phosphate synthase small subunit gives MRSVEDILALMGGAEAAAAQCQVGTEAIRKWRQAKSIPAKHWPAVLAATGLSLSDLTSAAPTPQETPMPDQVPEGATAVLVLDDGSVHWGLGFGAHGTNEAEICFNTGLTGYQETLTDPSYAGQIINFTFPHIGIVGTNPEDMEAATPVARGLIVKQDVTEPANYRATLHLREWLKRHGVPGISGLDTRALTARIRDGGAPNGVISFPADGRFDIPALLAQAKAWPGLEGMDLAKEVTARQAYHWDETCWSWGKGFGAQKAPTHRVVALDYGAKRNILRCLADAGCDVTVLPATATAEEILREKPDGVFLSNGPGDPAATGAYAVPAIQGVLAAKVPVFGICLGHQLLALALGAKTYKLDRGHRGANQPVQDLATGKVEITSQNHGFAVDPKSLPEGVVVTHVSLFDGTNEGIAAPARRAFSVQYHPEASPGPSDSHYLFHRFVEMMAQAKA, from the coding sequence ATGCGCTCCGTGGAAGACATCCTAGCCCTCATGGGGGGCGCCGAGGCCGCCGCCGCCCAATGCCAGGTCGGCACCGAGGCCATTCGCAAGTGGCGGCAGGCCAAATCCATCCCGGCCAAGCACTGGCCCGCGGTGCTGGCGGCCACCGGCCTCTCCCTCTCCGATCTCACCAGCGCGGCCCCAACGCCCCAGGAAACGCCCATGCCCGATCAAGTCCCCGAAGGTGCCACCGCCGTCCTCGTCCTGGACGATGGCAGCGTGCATTGGGGCCTGGGCTTCGGCGCGCATGGCACGAACGAAGCCGAGATTTGCTTCAACACCGGCCTCACCGGCTACCAGGAAACGCTGACCGACCCCTCCTATGCCGGGCAGATCATCAACTTCACCTTCCCGCATATCGGCATCGTTGGCACCAACCCCGAGGACATGGAGGCGGCGACGCCGGTCGCCCGCGGCCTGATCGTCAAGCAGGACGTGACGGAGCCCGCCAATTACCGCGCCACGCTGCACCTGCGCGAATGGCTGAAGCGGCATGGCGTGCCGGGCATCAGCGGCCTCGACACGCGGGCGCTGACGGCGCGCATCCGTGATGGCGGCGCGCCCAATGGGGTGATCAGCTTCCCGGCCGATGGCCGCTTCGACATCCCGGCCCTGCTCGCCCAGGCCAAGGCTTGGCCGGGGCTGGAGGGCATGGACCTCGCGAAGGAAGTGACGGCCCGCCAGGCCTATCACTGGGACGAGACCTGCTGGTCCTGGGGCAAGGGCTTCGGCGCGCAGAAGGCGCCCACGCATCGCGTGGTGGCGCTGGACTATGGCGCGAAGCGCAACATCCTGCGCTGCCTGGCCGATGCCGGCTGCGACGTGACGGTGCTGCCCGCAACGGCCACGGCCGAAGAGATCCTGCGCGAGAAGCCGGATGGCGTCTTCCTCTCCAACGGCCCGGGCGACCCGGCGGCGACCGGCGCCTATGCCGTGCCCGCCATCCAGGGTGTGCTGGCGGCGAAGGTGCCGGTCTTCGGCATCTGCCTCGGCCACCAGCTGCTGGCGCTGGCCCTGGGCGCCAAGACCTACAAGCTCGATCGCGGCCATCGCGGCGCCAACCAGCCGGTGCAGGACCTCGCGACCGGGAAGGTCGAGATCACCAGCCAGAATCATGGCTTCGCGGTGGACCCCAAATCCCTGCCCGAGGGCGTGGTGGTCACGCATGTCAGCCTCTTCGACGGCACGAACGAGGGCATCGCGGCGCCCGCCAGGCGCGCCTTCTCGGTGCAGTATCACCCGGAAGCCTCGCCCGGCCCGTCGGATAGCCACTACCTGTTCCATCGGTTCGTGGAGATGATGGCCCAGGCCAAGGCCTGA